The proteins below come from a single Halostagnicola larsenii XH-48 genomic window:
- a CDS encoding N-acyl homoserine lactonase family protein, which yields MVDANVQLIERGTITTDANNILEGHTLGSAADPDPETVMVDGPVYNLVIEHPAGTILWDTGSHPDADSGHWPAELYEAFEHTGLRPLEDDLAAAGFAVDDIDYVIQTHLHLDHAGGLYAFEGTDTPIFVHERELKFAYYSAKTDAGDDAYLTGDFDRDLNWRIVHREREQRFADLEFLHLPGHTPGLLGVRLDLEGVGTVILAGDQAYTRENYDDGRPMGGELLWSKRAWTESRRFLEDEQRRSDAIVLCGHDERDLETIRTEL from the coding sequence ATGGTCGACGCGAACGTTCAGTTGATAGAGCGCGGCACGATCACGACCGACGCCAACAACATCCTCGAGGGCCACACGCTCGGGTCGGCGGCCGATCCCGACCCCGAGACGGTGATGGTCGACGGCCCGGTGTACAACCTCGTCATCGAGCATCCGGCGGGGACGATCCTCTGGGATACGGGCTCGCACCCTGACGCGGATTCGGGCCACTGGCCCGCCGAACTGTACGAGGCCTTCGAGCACACCGGATTGCGCCCGCTCGAGGACGACCTCGCGGCGGCCGGATTTGCCGTCGACGACATCGACTACGTGATTCAGACGCACTTACACCTCGATCACGCCGGCGGGCTCTACGCCTTCGAGGGGACCGACACGCCGATTTTCGTCCACGAACGCGAGTTGAAGTTCGCCTACTACAGCGCCAAAACGGATGCGGGAGACGACGCCTACCTCACCGGTGACTTCGACCGAGACCTCAACTGGCGAATCGTTCACCGCGAGCGCGAACAGCGCTTTGCCGACCTCGAGTTCCTCCACCTTCCCGGGCACACGCCCGGTTTGCTCGGCGTTCGACTCGACCTTGAGGGCGTCGGTACCGTGATCCTCGCGGGCGATCAGGCCTACACCCGAGAAAACTACGACGACGGTCGTCCCATGGGCGGCGAACTCCTCTGGAGCAAACGCGCCTGGACCGAGAGCCGGCGGTTCCTCGAGGACGAGCAGCGCCGAAGCGACGCGATCGTCCTCTGTGGACACGACGAGCGCGACCTCGAGACGATTCGTACCGAACTCTGA
- a CDS encoding gluconate 2-dehydrogenase subunit 3 family protein, translating to MSEHEPTFDFTRREAMVAGGTFLGASVVARRAMASSEEFSLQDVEEAELDEQGLQYFTIAQGEMVHDLAGRIYPSDDNGPGAKEVGVVFFIDRQMNQDWGQGDRWYMEGPFAGIDPPEPFDEDPDEGDGDEDADAQAEDVQVEWAQQEPAETQGWQYAMTPAEAYSYSLTAIEEYCQAEYDESFVDLDGDQQDEVVGALEEDEIDTFEAIDPSAFFLLLRENTLEGMFADPMYGGNQEMVGWRLKNFPGTPGALGSFRSEIQNEEYIEIDEPRSIGDDVEEMGLDADGDMEE from the coding sequence ATGTCGGAGCACGAACCGACATTCGACTTCACGAGGCGGGAAGCCATGGTCGCCGGCGGGACGTTCCTCGGAGCGAGCGTCGTGGCGCGGCGGGCGATGGCCTCGAGCGAGGAGTTCTCGCTCCAGGACGTCGAGGAAGCCGAATTAGACGAACAGGGATTACAGTACTTCACGATCGCGCAGGGCGAGATGGTCCACGACCTGGCGGGGCGGATCTATCCGTCCGACGATAACGGCCCGGGCGCGAAGGAGGTGGGCGTCGTTTTCTTCATCGATCGACAGATGAATCAGGATTGGGGCCAGGGCGATCGCTGGTACATGGAAGGGCCGTTCGCCGGTATCGATCCGCCGGAGCCGTTCGACGAGGACCCTGATGAGGGCGATGGCGACGAGGACGCCGACGCTCAGGCGGAAGACGTCCAGGTCGAGTGGGCCCAACAGGAGCCGGCCGAGACCCAGGGCTGGCAGTACGCGATGACGCCCGCTGAGGCTTATTCGTACTCGCTGACGGCTATCGAGGAGTACTGCCAAGCGGAGTACGACGAGAGCTTCGTCGACCTCGACGGCGACCAGCAAGACGAGGTGGTCGGAGCCCTCGAGGAAGACGAGATCGACACCTTCGAGGCGATCGACCCGAGCGCGTTCTTTCTGCTCTTGCGCGAGAACACGCTCGAGGGAATGTTCGCCGATCCGATGTACGGCGGCAACCAGGAGATGGTCGGCTGGCGGCTGAAAAACTTCCCCGGTACGCCCGGCGCGCTTGGAAGTTTTCGGAGCGAGATACAGAACGAGGAGTACATCGAAATCGACGAACCTCGAAGCATCGGCGACGACGTCGAAGAGATGGGACTCGATGCCGACGGTGATATGGAGGAGTGA
- the gatB gene encoding Asp-tRNA(Asn)/Glu-tRNA(Gln) amidotransferase subunit GatB has product MTAQTVQRGDLVTVIGLEVHVQLETDTKIFCRCSTEPADDPNENVCPVCLGLPGALPVLNEGAVEAAVKIGKAIDADIPEETRFHRKNYYYPDLPKNFQITQYDEPICQEGELEIAVEGERRDVRIERAHLEEDPGSLQHVGGSIDSADYTLVDYNRAGTPLMEIVTAPDFRSASEVRAFLAELEEVLEYLGVFDAGRDGSLRIDANLSIIEGEAADENGEIGVDALEAANRTEVKNISSHKGAEKALAYEETRQKNAIERGRVVEQETRHWDESRGITVSMRSKEEEKDYRYFEEADLPPLRVSHWKDEISIPELPTARRERFQSEYGLSEEAASKLTSTKQVADFYESVAGEFDPDLAATWVADNLLGELNYRDMEITDIADRLEEVTRLVELVAEDEITAKNARETVLRDMLDEGKDPDTIVEEAGLGKTDDDEVQSAVVEAIEENPDAVADYESGDDGAINFLVGQVMQKTGGSADPGDVNQLLRAELED; this is encoded by the coding sequence ATGACTGCCCAGACCGTCCAGCGGGGCGACCTCGTCACCGTCATCGGCCTCGAGGTCCACGTCCAGCTGGAAACCGACACGAAGATCTTCTGTCGCTGTTCGACCGAGCCGGCCGACGACCCCAACGAGAACGTCTGTCCCGTCTGTCTCGGACTCCCCGGCGCGTTGCCGGTGCTGAACGAGGGAGCCGTCGAGGCCGCGGTCAAGATCGGGAAAGCCATCGACGCCGACATCCCCGAGGAGACCCGCTTTCACCGGAAGAACTACTACTACCCTGACCTGCCGAAGAACTTCCAGATCACCCAGTACGACGAGCCGATCTGTCAGGAGGGCGAACTCGAGATCGCGGTCGAAGGCGAGCGCCGGGACGTCCGCATCGAACGCGCACACCTCGAGGAAGACCCCGGCAGCCTCCAGCACGTCGGCGGCAGCATCGACAGCGCGGACTACACCCTGGTTGACTACAACCGGGCGGGCACGCCGCTCATGGAAATCGTCACGGCACCCGACTTCAGAAGCGCCTCGGAAGTGCGGGCCTTCCTCGCCGAACTCGAGGAAGTGCTCGAGTACCTCGGCGTCTTCGACGCGGGCCGGGACGGCAGCCTGCGAATCGACGCCAACCTCTCGATCATCGAGGGCGAGGCGGCCGACGAGAACGGCGAAATCGGCGTCGACGCGCTCGAGGCCGCAAACCGGACGGAGGTCAAGAACATCTCGAGTCACAAGGGCGCGGAGAAAGCCTTAGCCTACGAGGAGACCCGACAGAAAAACGCCATCGAGCGCGGCCGCGTGGTCGAGCAAGAGACCCGCCACTGGGACGAGAGCCGCGGAATTACGGTCTCGATGCGCTCGAAGGAGGAGGAAAAGGACTACCGATACTTCGAAGAGGCCGATCTCCCCCCGCTTCGGGTCTCTCACTGGAAGGACGAGATTTCGATCCCCGAACTGCCGACCGCTCGACGCGAGCGGTTCCAGTCCGAATACGGACTGAGCGAGGAGGCGGCCTCGAAGCTCACCTCGACCAAGCAGGTCGCGGACTTCTACGAGTCGGTCGCCGGCGAGTTCGACCCCGATCTGGCGGCGACGTGGGTCGCGGACAACCTGCTCGGCGAACTGAACTATCGCGACATGGAAATCACGGACATCGCGGATCGACTCGAGGAGGTTACCCGACTCGTCGAACTCGTCGCCGAAGACGAGATCACGGCGAAAAACGCCCGCGAGACGGTACTTCGAGACATGCTCGACGAGGGGAAGGATCCGGATACGATCGTCGAGGAGGCGGGACTCGGCAAGACCGACGACGACGAGGTGCAGTCTGCCGTCGTCGAGGCTATCGAAGAGAACCCCGACGCCGTCGCGGACTACGAGAGCGGCGACGACGGCGCGATCAACTTCCTCGTCGGGCAGGTCATGCAAAAGACCGGCGGCAGCGCCGATCCGGGCGACGTGAATCAGCTGTTGCGCGCAGAACTCGAGGACTAA
- a CDS encoding DUF7518 family protein produces the protein MSKNRVEKLESTVAELESTVEGLTEELVESKERIRILEAELDTETPTRAASRRSSRSDESSASEMIDAEAEAEADTDASSSQATEADLEEETADSSEDEAEDSGTDDIIVA, from the coding sequence ATGTCGAAAAACCGCGTCGAGAAGCTGGAATCGACGGTTGCGGAACTCGAGTCGACGGTCGAAGGGCTCACCGAAGAACTGGTCGAATCGAAAGAGCGGATCCGAATCCTCGAAGCCGAACTGGACACGGAGACCCCGACGCGAGCGGCTTCGAGACGCTCGAGTCGATCGGACGAGTCGTCGGCGTCGGAGATGATCGACGCCGAAGCCGAAGCCGAGGCCGACACCGACGCTAGCTCGAGTCAGGCGACCGAAGCCGACCTCGAGGAGGAGACGGCCGATTCGAGCGAGGACGAAGCGGAAGACTCAGGGACCGACGACATTATTGTCGCATAA
- a CDS encoding AMP-binding protein, protein MPEEPALEDVDDVVHEPSQEFVESTNVYEFMQTYGIDDYDELVERTTTDLEGVEESGVDWFWDELVDYLEIEFFDPYDEVRDDSDGPQFTEWYPGGELNIAHNTVDRHAAVGEPARNRVATIWEGEDGECRQMTYQELRRRANQVANALEERGIETDDTVGLYMPMVPEVVPILYGCFKVGAIAVPIFSGFGVDAVATRIDDAACSFLFTGDGFLRRGKPVFLKSTADAAIEQVGHVERTIVFDRLGSSDPKAEHEIPWTDERDEWWVDAVETASDEYETKSLESGRESMLLYSSGTTGTPKGIVHTHAGVQVQCAKELHFGFDLEPADRFFWVSDIGWMMGPWSLIGVHTFGGTVFMYEGAPDYPNPDRFWELIDRHEITHFGISPTAIRALRKHGERQTTSDEPSGSVGAGDDDWFEGHDLSSLRILGSTGEPWDPESWRWFYDNVGGGECPIINISGGTEICGCFLMPMPTEPLKPCTLGGPGLGMDIDIVDAMGESVRDDHERGFLVARDSCPSMTKSLWSGDDRYLEEYWSTFADPPLWNHGDWAQVDADGFWFLHGRADDALNVAGRKVGPAEVEGALIDHEAVTQAAAVGVPDETTGTAVVAYVIVGDGVAESDELRDRLREQVGDELGKPFRPREIRFVDEFPKTQSGKIIRRAIEATYAGEELGDMDSIENPGALKELEQAR, encoded by the coding sequence ATGCCAGAGGAACCCGCCCTCGAGGACGTCGACGACGTCGTCCACGAACCCAGCCAGGAGTTCGTCGAGTCCACGAACGTCTACGAATTTATGCAGACGTACGGAATCGACGACTACGACGAGTTGGTCGAACGGACGACAACCGACCTCGAGGGGGTCGAGGAAAGCGGCGTCGACTGGTTCTGGGACGAACTCGTCGACTACCTCGAGATCGAGTTTTTCGACCCCTACGACGAGGTAAGAGACGACAGCGACGGCCCGCAGTTCACGGAGTGGTATCCGGGCGGCGAACTAAATATCGCGCACAACACGGTCGACCGCCACGCGGCGGTCGGCGAACCCGCCCGAAATCGGGTCGCGACGATCTGGGAGGGCGAAGACGGTGAATGCCGGCAGATGACCTATCAGGAACTCCGGCGGCGGGCGAATCAGGTCGCCAACGCACTCGAGGAGCGCGGAATCGAGACGGACGACACCGTCGGCCTGTACATGCCGATGGTGCCGGAGGTCGTACCGATCCTCTACGGTTGTTTCAAGGTCGGCGCGATCGCGGTGCCGATCTTCTCCGGGTTCGGCGTCGACGCCGTCGCGACGCGAATCGACGACGCCGCGTGTTCGTTCCTGTTCACCGGCGACGGCTTTCTCAGGCGGGGGAAGCCGGTCTTTCTCAAGTCCACTGCCGACGCGGCGATCGAGCAGGTCGGCCACGTCGAGCGGACGATCGTCTTCGACCGCCTCGGCTCGAGCGATCCGAAGGCAGAACACGAGATTCCGTGGACCGACGAGCGCGACGAGTGGTGGGTCGACGCCGTCGAGACCGCGAGCGACGAGTACGAGACGAAATCGCTCGAGTCGGGTCGGGAGTCGATGTTGCTGTACTCCTCGGGAACGACGGGGACGCCGAAGGGAATCGTCCACACCCACGCGGGCGTCCAGGTGCAGTGTGCGAAGGAACTGCACTTCGGGTTCGATCTCGAGCCCGCCGACCGATTCTTCTGGGTCTCTGACATCGGCTGGATGATGGGGCCGTGGTCGCTGATCGGCGTCCACACCTTCGGTGGCACCGTCTTCATGTACGAGGGCGCGCCCGACTACCCGAACCCGGATCGGTTCTGGGAGCTGATCGACCGGCACGAGATCACCCACTTTGGCATCTCACCGACCGCGATTCGCGCACTGCGAAAGCACGGCGAACGTCAGACTACGTCTGACGAGCCATCCGGCTCCGTCGGAGCCGGAGACGACGACTGGTTCGAGGGCCACGATCTCTCCTCGCTGCGAATTCTGGGGTCGACGGGCGAGCCGTGGGACCCCGAATCCTGGCGCTGGTTCTACGATAACGTCGGCGGCGGCGAGTGCCCGATCATCAACATCTCCGGGGGCACCGAAATCTGCGGCTGTTTTCTGATGCCGATGCCGACCGAGCCCCTGAAACCTTGCACGCTCGGCGGACCTGGACTCGGGATGGACATCGACATCGTCGACGCCATGGGCGAGTCGGTCAGAGACGACCACGAACGCGGCTTCCTCGTCGCTCGAGACTCCTGTCCCTCGATGACCAAATCGCTCTGGTCGGGCGACGACCGGTATCTCGAGGAGTACTGGTCGACGTTCGCGGACCCGCCGCTGTGGAACCACGGCGACTGGGCGCAGGTGGACGCGGACGGTTTCTGGTTCCTCCACGGCCGGGCCGACGACGCGCTGAACGTGGCCGGGCGGAAGGTCGGCCCGGCCGAAGTCGAAGGCGCGTTGATCGACCACGAGGCAGTCACCCAGGCCGCCGCGGTGGGCGTCCCCGACGAGACGACCGGGACCGCCGTCGTCGCGTACGTCATCGTCGGCGACGGCGTGGCGGAGAGCGACGAGTTGCGCGACCGGCTTCGCGAGCAGGTCGGCGACGAACTCGGGAAGCCCTTCCGACCCAGAGAGATCCGCTTCGTCGACGAATTCCCCAAAACCCAGTCGGGGAAGATCATCCGCCGAGCCATCGAGGCGACCTACGCGGGCGAGGAACTCGGCGACATGGACAGTATCGAGAATCCCGGCGCGCTCAAGGAACTCGAGCAAGCGCGATAG
- a CDS encoding metallophosphoesterase translates to MVTTEFTLASRSVYLSDADALVLADLHLGKGAASSVDAPLEAGEDSVSRLDRRLAACDPSTVVIAGDLLDSFDGVPRGVESDLGEIRDIVAGVGASLVVTPGNHDTMLREIYDGTAPEEYRLADGETVVCHGHDAPESTAERYIIGHDHPAISIDGRKLPCFLYGPGAYDGADVLVCPAFTRLARGATVNGMRGRHFQSPLVPDSDGFHPAVRDEAGAETLWFPPLGECRQLL, encoded by the coding sequence ATGGTGACGACTGAATTCACCCTCGCCTCGCGGTCGGTGTACCTTTCGGACGCGGACGCGCTCGTCCTCGCGGATCTCCACCTCGGCAAAGGCGCTGCCTCGAGCGTCGACGCACCGCTCGAGGCGGGCGAGGACAGCGTCTCTCGTCTGGACCGCCGACTCGCGGCGTGTGACCCATCGACGGTCGTGATCGCGGGCGATCTGTTGGATTCCTTCGACGGGGTTCCACGCGGCGTCGAGTCCGATTTGGGCGAAATCCGTGATATCGTCGCGGGGGTCGGGGCGTCGCTCGTCGTGACCCCCGGGAACCACGACACGATGCTCAGGGAAATTTACGACGGCACCGCACCCGAGGAGTACCGACTCGCGGACGGCGAGACGGTGGTCTGTCACGGCCACGACGCGCCCGAATCGACCGCCGAACGGTACATTATCGGGCACGATCATCCTGCGATCTCGATCGACGGGCGGAAACTGCCCTGTTTCCTCTACGGTCCCGGCGCGTACGACGGAGCGGACGTGCTCGTCTGTCCGGCGTTCACCCGACTCGCCCGCGGTGCGACGGTAAACGGCATGCGCGGGCGGCACTTTCAGTCGCCGCTGGTTCCTGACAGCGACGGCTTTCATCCCGCCGTCCGCGACGAGGCGGGCGCTGAGACGCTCTGGTTCCCGCCGCTCGGGGAGTGTCGTCAGCTCCTGTAA
- a CDS encoding GMC family oxidoreductase has protein sequence MVEELDPVDVVTVGVGWTGGIIAKELAQADYEVVGLERGGDVETEDFLTAHDELGYALRYKLMQDLSRETITFRHEPEDTALPMRRYGAFLPGTGVGGAGVHWNGVTWRFLPYDFEIESRTIGEYGEEAIPEEMHLQDWGISYEELEPYFDEFERMAGISGAAGNIDGEIQDEGNPYEGPRSRDYPLPPMMETPALEVFREGAEAAGYEPFMQPSANLSEPYENTDGVQLGACEYCGYCERFGCEWGAKSSPIITVLPVAEETGNFELRTHSNVTQLLYDEDEREVTGVRYVDTQTNTVYHQPADVVALTAYVLNNVRLLLLSEIDEPYDPETGEGVVGKNYCYQNFGGQATGFFDDEEWNLYMGAGALGVAFDDINGDNFDHEELNFLHGGSVSLSQTGERPIANNPVSEDTPSWGSEFKEESLEYNHSSLSISCQGAVLPYQDNYLDLDPNYTDDYGQPLLRMTFDWHDQDYALSAYAADVCEEVMQEMGADTVEASDGLEGSFDITPYQSTHNTGGAIMGTDPDESVVNNYLQAWQAHNLFIPGASAFPHNSGYNPTGTVGALAYRAAEGIEDYLESPALLAEPET, from the coding sequence ATGGTAGAAGAACTCGATCCCGTCGACGTGGTCACCGTCGGCGTGGGCTGGACCGGCGGCATAATCGCGAAAGAACTTGCACAGGCGGACTACGAGGTGGTCGGCTTAGAGCGAGGGGGCGACGTGGAGACCGAGGATTTCCTGACGGCACACGACGAACTGGGCTACGCGCTGCGATACAAGTTGATGCAGGACCTCTCGCGGGAGACGATCACCTTTCGACACGAACCGGAAGATACGGCGCTCCCGATGCGCCGGTACGGCGCGTTCCTCCCCGGGACTGGCGTGGGCGGTGCCGGCGTCCACTGGAACGGCGTCACCTGGCGATTCCTCCCCTACGACTTCGAGATCGAATCGCGGACGATCGGCGAGTACGGCGAGGAAGCGATTCCCGAGGAGATGCACCTCCAAGACTGGGGGATCAGCTACGAGGAACTCGAGCCCTACTTCGACGAGTTCGAACGAATGGCCGGCATCTCCGGCGCCGCCGGCAACATCGACGGTGAGATTCAAGACGAGGGAAACCCCTACGAGGGGCCGCGTTCGCGGGACTATCCGCTCCCGCCGATGATGGAGACGCCGGCGCTCGAGGTGTTTCGCGAGGGAGCCGAGGCGGCCGGGTACGAGCCGTTCATGCAACCGTCGGCGAACCTCTCGGAACCGTACGAGAACACGGATGGCGTCCAATTGGGTGCCTGCGAGTACTGCGGGTACTGCGAGCGGTTCGGCTGCGAGTGGGGGGCAAAATCGTCTCCGATCATCACGGTGCTCCCCGTCGCAGAAGAGACCGGGAACTTCGAGCTTCGAACCCACTCGAACGTGACCCAACTCCTCTACGACGAGGACGAACGGGAGGTCACCGGCGTTCGGTACGTCGACACGCAGACGAATACGGTCTATCACCAGCCCGCCGATGTAGTCGCGTTGACGGCGTACGTTCTGAACAACGTTCGATTGCTGTTGCTCTCGGAAATCGACGAGCCGTACGATCCGGAGACCGGCGAGGGCGTCGTCGGAAAGAACTACTGCTACCAGAACTTCGGCGGGCAAGCGACCGGGTTCTTCGACGACGAAGAGTGGAATCTGTACATGGGTGCTGGCGCACTCGGGGTCGCGTTCGACGACATCAACGGCGACAACTTCGATCACGAGGAACTCAACTTCCTTCACGGCGGATCCGTCTCGCTCAGCCAGACCGGAGAGCGTCCGATCGCCAACAATCCCGTTTCAGAGGACACCCCCTCGTGGGGATCGGAGTTCAAAGAAGAGAGCCTCGAGTACAACCACAGTTCGCTCTCCATCTCGTGTCAGGGGGCCGTGTTGCCGTACCAGGACAACTACCTCGACCTCGATCCGAACTACACGGACGACTACGGGCAGCCACTGTTGCGAATGACCTTCGATTGGCACGATCAGGATTACGCGCTCTCTGCGTACGCGGCTGACGTCTGCGAGGAAGTGATGCAGGAGATGGGCGCGGACACCGTCGAAGCGAGCGACGGACTCGAGGGGAGTTTCGACATCACCCCCTACCAGTCGACGCACAATACCGGCGGGGCGATCATGGGTACAGATCCCGACGAGTCGGTCGTAAACAACTATCTACAGGCCTGGCAGGCGCACAATCTCTTTATCCCCGGCGCGTCGGCGTTTCCGCACAACAGCGGGTACAACCCGACCGGAACGGTAGGGGCGCTCGCCTACCGCGCCGCGGAGGGAATCGAGGACTACCTCGAGAGTCCGGCACTGCTGGCGGAGCCAGAAACGTAG
- a CDS encoding MBL fold metallo-hydrolase, whose product MDRITLGNDEFEGENNAYVLHDGDDLALVDTGIATTEVREDLREGLAEYGYEFSDVDDIVLTHFHTDHAGLAGEVQAESDATVYVHEADAPIVEGDDEATAALDERRREYLQTWGIPASKREELLGVVEAVTGLNETHPTVTPIEDGDTLEVGGHTLETVHAPGHALGLCCFEIAGRDEAFVGDVILPVYTPNVGGADVRVERPLETYLETLRSLADRDYDRVWPGHRDPIEKPTERALTIIDHHRERTERVIAVLEEHGPADPWTVSAELFGELEGIHIVHGPGEAFAHLDHLVHEGVAAVDDGEYRLTAGDVDLESVVSTAGTN is encoded by the coding sequence ATGGATCGAATCACGCTGGGGAACGACGAGTTCGAGGGGGAGAACAACGCCTACGTCTTACACGACGGGGACGACCTCGCGCTCGTCGACACGGGTATCGCGACGACCGAGGTTCGCGAGGACCTCCGGGAGGGATTAGCCGAGTACGGCTACGAGTTCTCGGACGTCGACGATATCGTGCTCACGCACTTTCACACCGATCACGCCGGACTCGCGGGCGAAGTGCAGGCCGAAAGCGACGCGACCGTCTACGTCCACGAAGCCGACGCGCCGATCGTCGAAGGCGACGACGAGGCGACCGCCGCGCTTGACGAGCGCCGCCGGGAGTACCTCCAGACGTGGGGAATCCCCGCGTCGAAACGCGAGGAGCTGCTGGGCGTCGTCGAGGCGGTCACCGGATTGAACGAAACGCACCCGACCGTGACGCCGATCGAAGACGGCGACACCCTCGAGGTCGGCGGGCATACCCTCGAGACGGTTCACGCGCCCGGCCACGCGCTGGGGCTGTGTTGTTTCGAAATCGCGGGCCGCGACGAGGCCTTCGTCGGCGACGTGATCCTTCCGGTCTACACGCCCAACGTCGGCGGGGCGGACGTTCGCGTCGAGCGACCGCTCGAAACGTACCTCGAGACGCTCCGGTCGCTCGCCGACCGGGACTACGACCGCGTCTGGCCCGGCCACCGCGATCCGATCGAAAAGCCGACCGAGCGGGCGCTGACGATCATCGATCACCACCGCGAACGAACGGAGCGCGTCATCGCCGTCCTCGAGGAACACGGTCCTGCCGACCCCTGGACCGTCAGCGCCGAACTCTTCGGCGAACTCGAGGGGATTCACATCGTCCACGGCCCCGGCGAGGCGTTCGCACACCTCGACCACCTCGTCCACGAAGGGGTGGCTGCGGTCGACGACGGCGAGTATCGGCTCACCGCCGGCGATGTCGACCTCGAGTCGGTGGTGTCGACGGCGGGGACGAACTAA